From Barnesiella propionica, one genomic window encodes:
- a CDS encoding T9SS type A sorting domain-containing protein encodes MKKILPLFIVLAGISAYTCETRAEIRSPYMTKVLEFRPAPGQFINELPEYEEGDTEETMRQKAEDYLAYDARGMVSLGGFGGYIVVGFDHTIVNVAGQTDFKILGNAFYADANPNPGFSSGGSSEPGIVMVAYDANKNGKPDNDEWYELAGSEYYKPETTKNYEITYYRPDENKIPTPSQTNPNLTDTTYLYWKDNQGKDGYLSKLAFHRQSYYPQWIEEPTLTFKGTRLADNGVDESGNDSYYVLYAYDWGYADNHPNSSDKSNFDIDWAVDKNGNKVSLPGIDFVKIYTGVNQFNGWIGECSTEVMGVEDLHVDAEMGSMEENIAMQIKSYPNPCTDYLYLSVSKTCLIELTDITGHRLIGKEYESGNYSIDMQTYPAGIYILKAGNTIQKIIKN; translated from the coding sequence CTCCCGGACAGTTTATCAACGAGCTTCCGGAATATGAAGAAGGAGATACGGAAGAAACCATGCGCCAAAAAGCAGAAGATTATCTGGCTTATGATGCACGTGGAATGGTTTCCCTGGGAGGCTTCGGAGGATATATCGTAGTGGGATTCGATCATACCATCGTAAACGTAGCCGGACAAACGGATTTCAAAATATTGGGTAATGCTTTTTATGCCGATGCAAACCCTAATCCAGGTTTCTCATCCGGAGGTAGCAGCGAACCGGGTATCGTAATGGTCGCTTACGATGCCAATAAAAATGGAAAGCCGGACAATGACGAGTGGTACGAACTGGCAGGCAGCGAATATTACAAGCCGGAGACAACTAAAAACTACGAAATCACATATTACCGCCCCGATGAAAACAAGATACCGACTCCAAGCCAGACAAACCCTAATTTAACCGATACGACTTATCTTTACTGGAAAGATAATCAGGGTAAAGACGGTTATCTGTCCAAACTGGCATTTCACAGGCAAAGCTATTATCCGCAATGGATAGAGGAGCCTACTTTAACTTTTAAAGGAACCAGACTGGCCGATAACGGAGTCGATGAAAGCGGAAACGATTCTTATTACGTATTATACGCTTACGACTGGGGATATGCCGACAATCATCCCAACAGCAGCGATAAATCGAATTTCGATATAGACTGGGCGGTGGATAAAAACGGGAATAAAGTCTCCCTCCCGGGTATAGATTTCGTTAAGATCTACACCGGAGTCAACCAGTTTAACGGATGGATAGGAGAATGTTCTACCGAAGTAATGGGAGTAGAGGACTTACATGTGGATGCCGAAATGGGCAGTATGGAAGAAAATATTGCCATGCAAATCAAATCATATCCTAATCCGTGTACCGACTATCTGTATCTGTCCGTGTCTAAAACATGCCTGATAGAACTCACAGATATCACCGGACATCGCCTGATAGGAAAAGAATACGAAAGTGGCAACTATTCTATCGATATGCAAACTTATCCGGCAGGAATATATATCCTGAAAGCAGGAAATACTATCCAAAAGATAATAAAAAATTAA